A window of the Helianthus annuus cultivar XRQ/B chromosome 4, HanXRQr2.0-SUNRISE, whole genome shotgun sequence genome harbors these coding sequences:
- the LOC110936970 gene encoding photosystem I reaction center subunit psaK, chloroplastic, with protein MASAVMSSLPQFTGLKATSPSLSPVQNMVAVQPVKPKGKGALGVRCDFIGSPTNLIMVTSTTLMLFAGRFGLAPSANRKATAGLKLEVRDSGLQTGDPAGFTLADTLACGTVGHIIGVGVVLGLKNIGAL; from the exons ATGGCAAGTGCTGTCATGTCCTCTCTTCCTCAGTTCACTGGTTTAAAAGCCACTTCACCATCACTTTCTCCGGTTCAAAACATG GTGGCAGTGCAACCAGTGAAGCCCAAGGGAAAGGGAGCTTTAGGTGTCCGGTGTGATTTCATTGGTTCACCAACAAATTTG ATAATGGTGACATCAACCACCTTGATGTTGTTTGCTGGACGGTTTGGGTTGGCACCATCGGCAAACAGGAAGGCGACCGCAGGGCTAAAGCTTGAGGTGAGGGATTCAGGGCTTCAAACCGGAGACCCGGCTGGGTTCACGCTTGCTGATACATTGGCTTGTGGGACCGTTGGTCACATTATTGGTGTTGGTGTTGTTTTGGGCCTCAAAAACATCGGTGCCCTCTAA